Within the Thermococcus sp. genome, the region GATAAAGACCTCCCTCCTCTCCCTGTCTTTAGGATAGTTGAGGACATCCAACAACCTCGCCCAGATTTTAACCAGCTCCTCCTTTTCGCGGGCTGTGGCGGGTTCAAGGGAAAGCTCTCTCGTAGGTGTTTCCTTAGACACCTCGTAGAGGATTATTGCAACGGCCTGGGCCAGGTTCATGACTGGATAATCTTCGCTCGTTGGTATAGTAACGACCAAATCCATTGACTCCAGTTCCTCGTTCTTCAGGCCGATGCTCTCCCTCCCAAAGAAGAGCCCTACATTACCGGGATAGCTATTAAGGATTTCTCTAAGCTCCCACGGATATATGGGAGCGCGGTAGGGTATGAAGCTCCTGCCCGGCTTTCCTGTCGTTCCAACGGTTAAATCGAAGAGCTCAAGCGCTTCCTCAAAGCTCTTAAGTATGAGAGCATTTTCAAGAACGTCCCTCGCATGAACCGCGTACAGGTAACTTTCCTCCGTTACATTCGGGTTTATCAGGACTAGCCTCGAAAGGCCGAAGTTCTTCATCGTCCTTGCCACCATGCCCACGTTGGCCGGCCCTTCCGGTTCAACGAGAACGACCGAGAGCATCGGTATGCATTTAAGGTGGACTCTTTAAACGCTTGCGGTGGGAGCATGTACGGACTCGCTTAC harbors:
- a CDS encoding RNA methyltransferase; this translates as MLSVVLVEPEGPANVGMVARTMKNFGLSRLVLINPNVTEESYLYAVHARDVLENALILKSFEEALELFDLTVGTTGKPGRSFIPYRAPIYPWELREILNSYPGNVGLFFGRESIGLKNEELESMDLVVTIPTSEDYPVMNLAQAVAIILYEVSKETPTRELSLEPATAREKEELVKIWARLLDVLNYPKDRERREVFIKVFRKAVGRAFLYGREVHTLIGPLRRAVKRLEEC